A genome region from Setaria italica strain Yugu1 chromosome III, Setaria_italica_v2.0, whole genome shotgun sequence includes the following:
- the LOC101753088 gene encoding probable receptor-like protein kinase At2g39360 isoform X1, which produces MSLPIALVVGISAGGATLLAAAAVLLALWCAARRRARRNRNSDTGSSDPSTLVEWGKGGRSSLAPEPETEHQVARQFSLEELVQATKNFSDANIVGAGSFGLVYMGLLLDGTIVAIKRRVGAARQEFADEVRWLSEIRHRNVVTLIGYCQEGGLQMLVYEYLPNGSVCGHLYGKGSTARLEFKQRLSIAIGAAKGLNHLHSRDVPLIHKNFKTNNVLVDENFIAKVADAGLVRLLRGSDEAGPSHGFSSSVYQDPEVQSVAQFSESSDVYSFGVFLLELITGREAASLMPPESREYLAHWMEAHFSSNELIDPRLGGSFTSEGMKELVGLAFQCLNPSSRRRPRMRLVATELDRILETEMSMTTFMGDGTAIVTLGSQLFTS; this is translated from the exons ATGTCATTGCCGATCGCCCTTGTAGTCGGCATttccgccggcggcgccactttgctcgcggcggcggccgtgctccTCGCGCTCTggtgcgcggcgcggcgcagggcGCGGCGTAACCGCAACTCCGACACCGGCTCCTCCGACCCTTCGACGCTAG TGGAGTGGGGCAAGGGGGGCCGGAGCTCGTtggcgccggagccggagacgGAGCATCAGGTTGCGAGGCAATTCTCGCTGGAGGAGCTTGTGCAGGCAACAAAGAACTTCAGCGACGCCAACATCGTCGGCGCGGGGAGCTTCGGATTGGTGTACATGGGGCTGCTTCTTGATGGCACGATTGTCGCGATCAAGAGGCGTGTAGGGGCGGCAAGGCAGGAGTTTGCTGATGAG GTTAGGTGGCTCTCAGAGATTCGTCACCGAAACGTTGTAACTCTCATTGGTTACTGTCAAGAAGGGGGTCTACAAATGCTGGTGTACGAGTACCTGCCCAATGGCAGCGTCTGTGGCCATCTGTATG GGAAAGGCTCCACGGCACGGCTTGAGTTCAAACAAAGGCTGTCAATAGCCATTGGGGCAGCTAAAG GTTTAAACCATCTGCACAGTCGCGATGTTCCTTTGATTCACAAAAACTTCAAGACAAACAATGTGCTTGTTGATGAAAATTTCATTGCAAAGGTGGCTGATGCTGGACTTGTTAGGTTACTTAGAGGGTCTGACGAAGCTGGCCCATCACATGGGTTCAGTAGCAGTGTCTACCAAGACCCAGA GGTACAATCGGTGGCTCAGTTCTCTGAAAGCAGTGATGTGTACAGCTTTGGAGTTTTCCTTTTGGAGCTAATTACTGGCAGGGAAGCAGCTTCCTTGATGCCTCCAGAATCCAGAGAATATCTGGCCCACTGG ATGGAAGCACATTTCAGTTCAAATGAATTGATTGACCCAAGATTAGGCGGCAGCTTCACTTCAGAAGGCATGAAGGAGCTTGTTGGCCTTGCCTTCCAGTGCCTGAACCCATCATCAAGACGGCGACCAAGGATGAGGCTGGTCGCGACTGAGCTAGACCGAATTCTGGAGACGGAGATGTCCATGACGACGTTCATGGGTGACGGAACCGCCATCGTGACACTGGGGAGCCAATTGTTCACGTCGTGA
- the LOC101753088 gene encoding probable receptor-like protein kinase At2g39360 isoform X3, with product MSLPIALVVGISAGGATLLAAAAVLLALWCAARRRARRNRNSDTGSSDPSTLVEWGKGGRSSLAPEPETEHQVARQFSLEELVQATKNFSDANIVGAGSFGLVYMGLLLDGTIVAIKRRVGAARQEFADEVRWLSEIRHRNVVTLIGYCQEGGLQMLVYEYLPNGSVCGHLYGKGSTARLEFKQRLSIAIGAAKGLNHLHSRDVPLIHKNFKTNNVLVDENFIAKVADAGLVRLLRGSDEAGPSHGFSSSVYQDPEVQSVAQFSESSDVYSFGVFLLELITGREAASLMPPESREYLAHWVISTDM from the exons ATGTCATTGCCGATCGCCCTTGTAGTCGGCATttccgccggcggcgccactttgctcgcggcggcggccgtgctccTCGCGCTCTggtgcgcggcgcggcgcagggcGCGGCGTAACCGCAACTCCGACACCGGCTCCTCCGACCCTTCGACGCTAG TGGAGTGGGGCAAGGGGGGCCGGAGCTCGTtggcgccggagccggagacgGAGCATCAGGTTGCGAGGCAATTCTCGCTGGAGGAGCTTGTGCAGGCAACAAAGAACTTCAGCGACGCCAACATCGTCGGCGCGGGGAGCTTCGGATTGGTGTACATGGGGCTGCTTCTTGATGGCACGATTGTCGCGATCAAGAGGCGTGTAGGGGCGGCAAGGCAGGAGTTTGCTGATGAG GTTAGGTGGCTCTCAGAGATTCGTCACCGAAACGTTGTAACTCTCATTGGTTACTGTCAAGAAGGGGGTCTACAAATGCTGGTGTACGAGTACCTGCCCAATGGCAGCGTCTGTGGCCATCTGTATG GGAAAGGCTCCACGGCACGGCTTGAGTTCAAACAAAGGCTGTCAATAGCCATTGGGGCAGCTAAAG GTTTAAACCATCTGCACAGTCGCGATGTTCCTTTGATTCACAAAAACTTCAAGACAAACAATGTGCTTGTTGATGAAAATTTCATTGCAAAGGTGGCTGATGCTGGACTTGTTAGGTTACTTAGAGGGTCTGACGAAGCTGGCCCATCACATGGGTTCAGTAGCAGTGTCTACCAAGACCCAGA GGTACAATCGGTGGCTCAGTTCTCTGAAAGCAGTGATGTGTACAGCTTTGGAGTTTTCCTTTTGGAGCTAATTACTGGCAGGGAAGCAGCTTCCTTGATGCCTCCAGAATCCAGAGAATATCTGGCCCACTGGGTAATTTCCACTGACATGTAG
- the LOC101753088 gene encoding probable receptor-like protein kinase At2g39360 isoform X2 — translation MSLPIALVVGISAGGATLLAAAAVLLALWCAARRRARRNRNSDTGSSDPSTLVEWGKGGRSSLAPEPETEHQVARQFSLEELVQATKNFSDANIVGAGSFGLVYMGLLLDGTIVAIKRRVGAARQEFADEVRWLSEIRHRNVVTLIGYCQEGGLQMLVYEYLPNGSVCGHLYGKGSTARLEFKQRLSIAIGAAKGLNHLHSRDVPLIHKNFKTNNVLVDENFIAKVADAGLVRLLRGSDEAGPSHGFSSSVYQDPEVQSVAQFSESSDVYSFGVFLLELITGREAASLMPPESREYLAHWTFSCHIERWKHISVQMN, via the exons ATGTCATTGCCGATCGCCCTTGTAGTCGGCATttccgccggcggcgccactttgctcgcggcggcggccgtgctccTCGCGCTCTggtgcgcggcgcggcgcagggcGCGGCGTAACCGCAACTCCGACACCGGCTCCTCCGACCCTTCGACGCTAG TGGAGTGGGGCAAGGGGGGCCGGAGCTCGTtggcgccggagccggagacgGAGCATCAGGTTGCGAGGCAATTCTCGCTGGAGGAGCTTGTGCAGGCAACAAAGAACTTCAGCGACGCCAACATCGTCGGCGCGGGGAGCTTCGGATTGGTGTACATGGGGCTGCTTCTTGATGGCACGATTGTCGCGATCAAGAGGCGTGTAGGGGCGGCAAGGCAGGAGTTTGCTGATGAG GTTAGGTGGCTCTCAGAGATTCGTCACCGAAACGTTGTAACTCTCATTGGTTACTGTCAAGAAGGGGGTCTACAAATGCTGGTGTACGAGTACCTGCCCAATGGCAGCGTCTGTGGCCATCTGTATG GGAAAGGCTCCACGGCACGGCTTGAGTTCAAACAAAGGCTGTCAATAGCCATTGGGGCAGCTAAAG GTTTAAACCATCTGCACAGTCGCGATGTTCCTTTGATTCACAAAAACTTCAAGACAAACAATGTGCTTGTTGATGAAAATTTCATTGCAAAGGTGGCTGATGCTGGACTTGTTAGGTTACTTAGAGGGTCTGACGAAGCTGGCCCATCACATGGGTTCAGTAGCAGTGTCTACCAAGACCCAGA GGTACAATCGGTGGCTCAGTTCTCTGAAAGCAGTGATGTGTACAGCTTTGGAGTTTTCCTTTTGGAGCTAATTACTGGCAGGGAAGCAGCTTCCTTGATGCCTCCAGAATCCAGAGAATATCTGGCCCACTGG ACATTTTCTTGTCACATCGAAAGATGGAAGCACATTTCAGTTCAAATGAATTGA